One window of the Spirochaetota bacterium genome contains the following:
- a CDS encoding alpha/beta hydrolase produces the protein MRAKIILLVILGCILVTAAVLITALMFEGEPTYDCTKSHDGEWVVLLHGIMRGPASMEKLENALLACGYRVLNFGYPSTKESIMDSADLLGREMAKLPQGATIHFVTHSMGAIVVRYYLAHYRAITPARFVMIAPPNRGSSFAGRLMQLPGFRWLFGRAGGEVAQAPRSLVSTLPAPRCEFGVIAGGLGNSTGLNPLIDGDDDGTISVEETRLEGMKDFIQVKGQHSLLLLNRRVIDNVLAFLETGGFLH, from the coding sequence ATGCGCGCTAAAATTATCCTGTTGGTCATCCTGGGCTGCATACTTGTCACGGCAGCCGTATTGATAACTGCGCTTATGTTTGAAGGGGAACCCACATACGATTGCACGAAGTCCCACGACGGCGAGTGGGTCGTGCTCCTGCACGGCATCATGCGCGGCCCCGCGTCCATGGAGAAGCTCGAAAACGCACTCCTCGCGTGCGGGTACCGCGTCCTGAACTTCGGCTATCCCAGCACGAAGGAATCCATCATGGACAGCGCCGATCTCCTGGGCCGGGAGATGGCGAAGCTCCCGCAGGGCGCCACGATTCATTTCGTGACCCACAGCATGGGCGCGATCGTGGTGCGCTACTACCTGGCCCATTACCGGGCCATAACCCCCGCGCGCTTCGTGATGATCGCACCGCCCAACCGCGGCTCATCGTTCGCGGGACGCCTCATGCAGCTGCCCGGCTTCCGCTGGCTCTTCGGGCGCGCCGGCGGCGAGGTGGCCCAGGCGCCCCGCTCGCTCGTGAGCACGCTGCCCGCCCCCCGCTGCGAGTTCGGCGTGATCGCGGGAGGGCTGGGAAACAGCACAGGGCTCAATCCCCTCATTGACGGCGACGACGACGGGACCATCTCGGTCGAGGAAACGCGCCTGGAGGGCATGAAGGATTTCATCCAGGTGAAGGGACAGCACTCGCTGCTGCTGCTGAACAGACGCGTTATCGACAATGTGCTGGCGTTTTTAGAGACGGGCGGGTTTTTGCATTGA
- the fdhD gene encoding formate dehydrogenase accessory sulfurtransferase FdhD, with the protein MALPQVRLIQAAEYRNGLISPAEIPVSAEYAVTLSVNGNPFVSIACSGSDFRELAMGHLLAEGVILSAGDVVSLEIDEGALAVNAVTVQSDEMIDRLFRIRSIASGCGQASTGDGGDGLAPIPSVPRMKAALLTECMGTFLKLSEAHTLTHGVHSAALYSAEGERMFFFDEIGRHNAVDKVLGRALLERVQISRCMLLSTGRLSSEIVYKAVRAALPVLVSRAAPTTRAVELARRYNVMLVGGVRSSSFNVFSAVDSVEC; encoded by the coding sequence ATGGCGCTCCCCCAGGTGAGGCTGATACAGGCGGCCGAGTACCGGAACGGGCTCATTTCCCCCGCGGAGATCCCCGTGAGCGCCGAGTACGCGGTCACGCTTTCGGTCAACGGAAACCCGTTTGTGTCCATCGCGTGCTCGGGCTCCGATTTCCGCGAGCTCGCCATGGGCCACCTCCTCGCCGAGGGCGTGATACTCTCCGCCGGCGACGTGGTCTCGCTCGAGATCGACGAGGGGGCGCTCGCGGTGAACGCGGTCACCGTCCAGTCCGACGAAATGATCGACCGGCTCTTCCGCATACGCTCCATCGCCTCAGGATGCGGCCAGGCGTCCACCGGGGACGGGGGCGATGGGCTCGCGCCGATACCCTCCGTTCCGCGCATGAAGGCCGCGCTTCTCACCGAATGCATGGGGACGTTTTTAAAGCTCTCCGAGGCGCACACGCTCACCCACGGCGTCCACAGCGCCGCGCTCTACTCGGCGGAGGGGGAGCGGATGTTCTTCTTCGACGAGATCGGCAGGCACAACGCCGTGGACAAGGTGCTGGGGCGCGCGCTCCTGGAGCGCGTCCAGATCTCCCGGTGCATGCTCCTTTCCACGGGAAGGCTCTCCAGCGAGATCGTGTACAAGGCCGTGAGGGCCGCGCTCCCCGTCCTCGTGTCGCGCGCCGCGCCCACCACGCGCGCCGTCGAGCTCGCGCGGCGCTACAACGTCATGCTCGTAGGTGGGGTGCGCTCGTCCTCGTTCAACGTGTTCAGCGCCGTGGATTCGGTGGAATGCTGA
- a CDS encoding arginyltransferase — MLILRDLERGEETVCAYLPDRLSRMEYFLAIDVSAHELEYLLADGWRKFGYCYFRPHCNGCRLCIPLRVLATKFLPSKGQRRVARKNAGVRVEFGPLSYSDEIYDIYVEHTGMRFGDRNTAHDDFMFNFYQRSCPSFQSEYYVDGRLAAVGFLDRSSEGLSSVYFIYRESCARLSPGIFSVMREIGFARELGLSYYYLGYFVPGCGRMEYKGGFTPHEKFSWGQKKWFTVRGRAVL, encoded by the coding sequence ATGCTGATCCTGCGCGACCTCGAGCGGGGCGAGGAGACCGTGTGCGCGTACCTGCCGGACCGGCTGAGCCGGATGGAGTATTTCCTGGCGATAGACGTATCGGCGCACGAGCTCGAGTATCTCCTGGCCGACGGCTGGAGGAAATTCGGGTACTGCTATTTCCGCCCGCACTGCAACGGCTGCCGCCTGTGCATCCCGTTGCGCGTGCTCGCGACGAAGTTCCTTCCCTCGAAGGGCCAGCGGCGCGTGGCGCGAAAGAACGCGGGGGTGCGGGTGGAGTTCGGGCCCCTGTCCTATTCGGACGAGATTTACGACATCTACGTCGAGCATACGGGGATGCGGTTTGGCGACAGGAATACGGCGCACGACGATTTCATGTTCAATTTTTACCAGCGCTCCTGCCCCTCGTTCCAGAGCGAGTATTACGTGGACGGTCGGCTCGCGGCCGTGGGCTTCCTCGACCGCTCGAGCGAGGGCCTGAGCTCCGTGTATTTCATCTACCGGGAATCCTGCGCGCGCCTGAGCCCGGGGATTTTCAGCGTGATGCGGGAGATCGGGTTCGCGCGCGAGCTGGGGCTTTCCTACTATTATCTCGGGTACTTCGTGCCGGGATGCGGCCGGATGGAGTACAAGGGAGGCTTCACCCCCCACGAAAAATTTTCATGGGGGCAAAAAAAATGGTTCACGGTCCGGGGCAGGGCAGTACTTTAA
- the clpS gene encoding ATP-dependent Clp protease adapter ClpS — MPDKPQYDENLDSALMTEHRQDIEEPRMYRVVLHNDHYTTMDFVVEVLVKVFHKPAAEATQIMLDVHKKGKGVCGVYTYDIAATRVDMVHRMAKEHEFPLRCSMEEE, encoded by the coding sequence ATGCCGGATAAACCACAGTACGACGAAAACCTCGACAGCGCGCTCATGACCGAGCACCGCCAGGACATCGAGGAGCCCAGGATGTACCGCGTGGTGCTGCACAACGACCACTACACCACCATGGACTTCGTGGTGGAGGTGCTCGTAAAGGTGTTCCACAAGCCCGCCGCCGAGGCGACCCAGATCATGCTGGACGTGCACAAGAAGGGCAAGGGCGTGTGCGGCGTCTATACCTACGACATCGCGGCGACACGCGTCGACATGGTGCACCGGATGGCGAAGGAGCACGAATTCCCCCTGCGCTGCAGCATGGAGGAGGAATAA
- a CDS encoding bifunctional nicotinamidase/pyrazinamidase has product MKKKKALILVDIQNDFCPGGALAVSGGDAVLEPSNRLIERFLDDGMPVFLTRDWHPADHCSFKEQGGIWPPHCVAGTGGAEFHPGLNIPPGAAVISKAMERETESYSGFGGTDLAQRLRKQDVDSVVVTGLATDYCVKNTVLDALREGFRVTVVREAVRAVDVNPGDGARAVGEMERAGAVVAGIEETLSCVEGSAADGQKARCL; this is encoded by the coding sequence ATGAAGAAGAAAAAAGCGCTCATACTCGTGGACATACAGAACGATTTCTGCCCCGGGGGCGCCCTGGCGGTGAGCGGGGGCGACGCGGTCCTGGAACCGTCCAACAGGCTCATCGAGCGCTTCCTGGATGACGGGATGCCGGTCTTCCTCACGCGCGACTGGCACCCGGCGGACCATTGCTCGTTCAAGGAGCAGGGAGGCATCTGGCCGCCGCACTGCGTGGCCGGGACCGGCGGCGCGGAATTTCATCCCGGATTGAACATACCCCCGGGGGCCGCCGTCATCTCCAAGGCCATGGAAAGGGAGACCGAATCCTATTCCGGGTTCGGCGGCACGGACCTCGCCCAACGGCTCCGCAAACAGGACGTCGATTCCGTCGTGGTCACGGGGCTCGCGACCGACTACTGCGTGAAGAACACGGTCCTGGACGCCCTGCGCGAAGGATTTCGCGTAACAGTGGTGCGCGAGGCCGTGCGCGCGGTCGACGTAAACCCGGGCGACGGCGCGCGGGCGGTCGGCGAAATGGAGCGCGCCGGGGCCGTCGTCGCGGGAATCGAGGAAACCCTTTCCTGTGTCGAGGGCTCGGCGGCGGACGGGCAAAAAGCGCGTTGCCTGTAA
- a CDS encoding quinolinate phosphoribosyl transferase: protein MLFDRLMELKQTGRALFLPDKDAYMEVVRKKIEISSELDALWEDGFSGLTINALYDGDAIASWETVMHITGDASLFAHLETIYLGILARRTRIATNVRNVVRAANGALVLYFPARFDHWAVQGGDGYAAHIGGASGVSTDAQAGWWGAKGSGTVPHALIAATGGDTMTAVRMFGESYPEANLVALVDFANDSVATALECCRALGDRLWGVRLDTSENMVDRSLIPVMGRFAPTGVVPELVFMTREALDREGFHGVKIIVSGGFTPERISQFVKMGAPVDVFGVGSCLVRGQFDYTADIVRVAGRHCAKEGRSFSPNPRLERVNA from the coding sequence ATGCTCTTCGACCGGCTCATGGAGCTCAAACAGACGGGCCGCGCGCTCTTCCTCCCGGACAAGGACGCCTACATGGAGGTCGTGCGAAAAAAGATCGAGATATCGAGCGAGCTTGACGCGCTGTGGGAAGACGGGTTTAGCGGGCTTACGATAAACGCCCTGTACGACGGGGATGCGATCGCGTCGTGGGAAACCGTGATGCACATAACGGGCGACGCGAGCCTTTTCGCGCACCTGGAAACGATTTACCTGGGCATACTCGCACGCCGCACGAGGATCGCGACCAACGTGCGCAACGTGGTCCGCGCGGCGAACGGCGCTCTGGTGCTCTATTTCCCGGCGCGCTTCGACCACTGGGCCGTCCAGGGCGGCGACGGGTACGCGGCGCACATTGGCGGCGCCTCCGGCGTCTCCACGGACGCGCAGGCGGGGTGGTGGGGCGCGAAGGGATCGGGAACGGTGCCCCATGCCCTTATCGCCGCGACGGGGGGAGACACGATGACCGCGGTCAGGATGTTCGGCGAGAGCTACCCGGAGGCGAACCTGGTCGCGCTCGTGGACTTCGCGAACGACAGCGTTGCCACGGCGCTCGAGTGCTGCCGCGCGCTGGGCGATCGCCTGTGGGGCGTGCGCCTGGACACCTCCGAGAACATGGTGGACAGGTCGCTCATCCCGGTTATGGGGCGCTTCGCGCCCACGGGCGTGGTCCCGGAGCTCGTCTTCATGACGCGCGAGGCCCTGGACAGGGAAGGGTTCCACGGCGTGAAGATTATCGTGTCCGGCGGCTTCACGCCGGAGCGCATTTCGCAGTTCGTGAAGATGGGCGCACCGGTGGATGTGTTCGGCGTGGGAAGCTGCCTCGTCAGGGGACAGTTCGATTACACCGCGGATATCGTGCGGGTCGCCGGGAGACACTGCGCGAAGGAGGGACGGTCTTTCAGTCCCAACCCGCGCCTCGAGCGGGTGAACGCGTGA
- a CDS encoding ferredoxin: protein MKATVDKDTCTGCELCAQTCPEVFRMEGDVAVAYANPVPEEHETLARQAAEDCPVEAITIS, encoded by the coding sequence ATGAAGGCGACGGTCGACAAGGACACGTGTACCGGGTGCGAGCTCTGCGCGCAGACATGCCCGGAGGTATTCCGGATGGAGGGCGACGTCGCGGTCGCCTATGCGAACCCGGTCCCGGAGGAGCACGAAACCCTCGCGCGGCAGGCCGCCGAGGACTGCCCCGTCGAGGCCATCACGATCTCCTGA
- a CDS encoding NAD(P)H:quinone oxidoreductase, with the protein MKVLILFYSAYGHIYRMAEAVAQGVREVPGAEAILKRVPETLSPELLKKTGIEAASKVYAHVPVATLDDLEQADAIIFGTPTRYGNMIGQMRSFLDSTGALWDKGVLEGRVGSVFTSSATQHGGQESTILGFHVNLLHFGMVIVGLPYSFKGQMRIDEITGGSPYGASTIAGGRGERLPSENELAAARFQGKRVAEIALKLSR; encoded by the coding sequence ATGAAGGTGCTGATACTGTTTTACTCGGCCTATGGGCATATCTATCGCATGGCCGAGGCGGTCGCGCAGGGGGTGCGCGAGGTCCCCGGCGCCGAGGCGATTTTAAAAAGGGTGCCCGAAACCCTGTCGCCCGAGCTGCTGAAAAAGACCGGGATCGAGGCGGCCTCGAAGGTCTACGCGCATGTTCCCGTCGCCACGCTCGACGACCTGGAACAAGCGGACGCGATAATTTTTGGAACCCCCACGCGCTACGGGAACATGATTGGGCAGATGCGCTCCTTCCTGGACTCGACCGGCGCGCTGTGGGACAAGGGCGTACTCGAGGGCCGCGTGGGCAGCGTGTTTACGAGCTCGGCGACGCAGCACGGCGGGCAGGAATCCACGATCCTGGGCTTCCACGTGAACCTGCTCCATTTCGGCATGGTGATCGTGGGACTGCCGTATTCTTTCAAGGGACAGATGCGCATCGACGAGATCACCGGCGGCTCCCCGTACGGGGCGAGCACCATAGCCGGCGGTCGGGGCGAGCGGCTCCCCAGCGAGAATGAGCTTGCGGCAGCCCGGTTCCAGGGGAAACGGGTGGCGGAGATCGCGCTCAAGCTTTCGCGCTAG
- a CDS encoding superoxide dismutase has translation MAITLPNLPYEMNALEPYISARTLEFHHGKHHNAYVTNLGKLIAGTDLETMNLEDIIKKSAGDAARAGIFNNSAQVWNHSFYWKCMKKGGGGKPAGKIGGMIDKAFGGFDKFVEEMKNAAVTQFGSGWAWLVEEGGALKIMKTGNADLPLVHGAKALLTIDVWEHAYYLDYQNRRPDYAAAFMEHLVNWEFVESCL, from the coding sequence ATGGCAATTACGCTTCCAAACCTGCCTTATGAAATGAACGCGTTAGAGCCCTATATCAGCGCGAGGACGCTCGAGTTCCACCACGGCAAACATCATAATGCATACGTAACGAACCTCGGGAAGCTCATCGCGGGCACGGATCTCGAGACAATGAATCTCGAGGACATCATAAAGAAAAGCGCAGGCGACGCGGCCCGGGCGGGCATCTTCAATAATTCCGCCCAGGTGTGGAACCACTCATTCTACTGGAAGTGCATGAAGAAAGGCGGCGGCGGAAAGCCCGCGGGAAAAATCGGGGGCATGATCGACAAGGCGTTTGGCGGGTTCGACAAGTTCGTCGAAGAGATGAAGAACGCCGCGGTCACCCAGTTCGGAAGCGGATGGGCCTGGCTGGTGGAGGAGGGCGGGGCCCTCAAGATCATGAAGACCGGGAACGCCGACCTTCCCCTCGTGCACGGGGCGAAGGCGCTCCTCACGATCGACGTATGGGAACACGCTTATTACCTGGACTACCAGAACCGCAGGCCCGATTACGCGGCGGCGTTTATGGAGCACCTCGTGAACTGGGAGTTTGTGGAGTCCTGCCTGTAG
- a CDS encoding ferredoxin: protein MHSLIIDPDLCIGCGLCVEICPKVFELREEKVWLIKPKVFALTERRAVARNTEACAICDCELVIDSCPVAAISYEPAGAAGSRPGIKAGGSG, encoded by the coding sequence ATGCATTCGTTGATTATTGATCCTGATCTTTGCATCGGCTGCGGATTGTGTGTGGAGATCTGCCCGAAGGTGTTCGAGCTCAGGGAGGAAAAGGTCTGGCTCATCAAGCCGAAGGTGTTCGCGCTTACGGAGAGGCGCGCGGTGGCCCGGAACACGGAGGCCTGCGCTATCTGCGACTGCGAGCTCGTGATCGATTCATGTCCCGTCGCGGCCATTTCCTATGAGCCGGCCGGCGCCGCGGGCTCACGTCCGGGAATCAAGGCCGGTGGATCCGGGTGA
- a CDS encoding fatty acid desaturase produces the protein MKRPDWFDKLQPYAYADISRSLLYICTSVVPYLAMLALMYFVLDAGYPYWTVLLMAVLATGFYIRTFMILHDCSHMSFMKSKYACFILGHVCGVFTFTPFFDWQRNHGIHHANVSNLDKRGIGDVWTMTLAEYRVSAPRYRLLYRFFRNPWFLFVIAPIFLFFIMYRFPQKSTRRKDYFSIAFTNVVLAAIMIASYFTIGIGTYFAIQMPILVLATSTGMWLFFIQHQFREVYWAHQGEWDLISAAMNGSSFYNLPAVLRWFSGNIGYHNIHHAKPRIPCYRLKKCYDEVPDLHYTIPITLFRSFRSLRYHLWDEATGTLLSFGEAREKIGMETG, from the coding sequence ATGAAGAGACCTGACTGGTTCGATAAATTGCAGCCGTACGCATACGCCGATATCAGCCGATCGCTCCTTTATATCTGCACATCAGTGGTCCCCTACCTGGCGATGCTGGCGCTCATGTACTTTGTGCTCGATGCGGGGTACCCGTACTGGACGGTGCTGCTCATGGCGGTCCTGGCCACGGGCTTTTACATTCGCACGTTCATGATACTGCACGACTGTTCCCACATGTCGTTCATGAAATCCAAGTACGCCTGTTTCATCCTGGGCCACGTGTGCGGCGTATTCACCTTCACGCCGTTTTTCGACTGGCAGCGGAACCACGGCATTCACCACGCGAACGTTTCGAATCTCGACAAGCGCGGCATCGGCGACGTGTGGACCATGACCCTGGCGGAATACCGCGTATCGGCGCCCCGGTACAGGCTGCTCTACCGGTTTTTCAGGAATCCCTGGTTTCTCTTCGTGATCGCCCCCATATTCCTGTTTTTCATCATGTATCGCTTTCCGCAGAAGAGCACCCGGCGCAAGGATTATTTCAGCATCGCTTTCACCAACGTGGTGCTCGCGGCCATCATGATCGCTTCGTACTTCACGATCGGTATCGGAACCTATTTCGCGATCCAGATGCCCATCCTGGTTCTCGCGACCTCGACCGGCATGTGGCTTTTTTTCATCCAGCACCAGTTCAGGGAGGTGTACTGGGCGCACCAGGGGGAATGGGACCTGATCAGCGCCGCCATGAACGGGAGCTCGTTCTACAATCTCCCCGCGGTGCTGCGCTGGTTCTCGGGAAATATCGGCTACCATAACATTCACCACGCGAAACCCAGGATCCCCTGTTACAGGCTCAAGAAGTGCTACGACGAGGTGCCCGACCTGCATTACACGATCCCGATCACCCTGTTCAGGAGCTTCAGGTCGCTGCGCTACCACCTGTGGGACGAGGCTACCGGCACCCTGCTCAGCTTCGGGGAGGCCCGTGAAAAAATCGGAATGGAAACCGGGTGA
- a CDS encoding C_GCAxxG_C_C family protein, with the protein MTRTEKALAMFKNGSACSQAILAAFGPGLGLGEALAHRLATGLGAGLGRKQYVCGAISAGVLVLGLKYGNERPEEGVIKEEAYTITREFIDALECELGSSSCRELLGAPILTDEERKAARERGLFDTICPRCVEAVARRLEGLV; encoded by the coding sequence ATGACGAGGACCGAAAAAGCGCTCGCGATGTTCAAAAACGGATCCGCCTGTTCGCAGGCGATTCTCGCGGCCTTCGGCCCGGGACTGGGGCTGGGGGAGGCCCTCGCGCACAGGCTCGCGACGGGGCTGGGCGCGGGCCTGGGGCGCAAGCAGTACGTGTGCGGGGCGATCAGCGCGGGGGTGCTGGTGCTGGGACTTAAATACGGCAATGAGCGCCCGGAGGAGGGCGTGATCAAAGAGGAGGCGTACACGATCACGCGTGAGTTTATCGACGCCCTGGAGTGCGAGCTGGGCAGCTCCTCGTGCAGGGAGCTCCTGGGCGCGCCGATACTCACCGACGAAGAACGCAAGGCCGCGCGGGAGCGCGGCCTGTTCGACACGATCTGCCCGCGGTGCGTGGAGGCCGTGGCGAGAAGGCTCGAAGGCCTGGTGTAG
- a CDS encoding phosphatase PAP2 family protein — protein MPMRIISILLIILATLCAPLGALPAETDGVQPEKTDTRSPGIFDNLGGNIYDSFIGPLGLLHLAAIPSTYALSQYGTDYRVQKYFEEHDRLGALYEPAAYIGYLLPVVVAGPLYLHGRIAGDNETLGAGCAAAQAMLVAVSYTTILKGLTGRPHPDAYYEGDRHAYAREFNIGLARGSLHWGWPSGHTCVTMATATALTAYYPGNPWVAAGGYSLTAYMMVGMLGAHRSSAHWFSDIVAGALMGVPIGWTIGKYYRRAVNGLEEPGAARTEVMPIVAPGFAGMAGMCRL, from the coding sequence ATGCCGATGAGAATAATCTCCATCCTTCTAATAATTCTCGCGACCCTGTGCGCACCGCTCGGTGCGCTCCCTGCAGAAACTGACGGTGTTCAGCCGGAAAAAACCGATACGCGAAGCCCGGGCATCTTCGACAACCTGGGGGGCAACATTTACGATTCGTTTATCGGACCCCTTGGGCTTCTGCATCTCGCCGCGATCCCCTCCACGTATGCGCTCTCCCAGTACGGGACGGATTACCGTGTGCAGAAATATTTCGAGGAGCATGACCGGCTGGGGGCGCTCTACGAACCGGCCGCGTATATCGGGTATCTCCTGCCCGTCGTCGTGGCGGGACCCCTCTATCTCCACGGCAGAATCGCGGGCGACAACGAAACGTTGGGCGCGGGGTGCGCGGCGGCGCAGGCGATGCTCGTCGCGGTTTCGTACACGACGATCCTGAAAGGGCTCACAGGGCGTCCGCACCCGGATGCGTACTACGAAGGCGACCGGCACGCCTACGCCCGGGAGTTCAATATCGGGCTCGCGCGCGGGAGCCTGCACTGGGGATGGCCCTCCGGCCACACCTGCGTGACCATGGCGACGGCGACCGCGCTCACCGCGTACTATCCCGGCAACCCCTGGGTCGCGGCGGGCGGGTATTCGCTCACCGCGTACATGATGGTGGGTATGCTCGGGGCGCACAGGAGCTCAGCGCACTGGTTTTCGGACATCGTCGCGGGCGCGCTCATGGGCGTGCCCATCGGCTGGACAATAGGAAAATACTACCGGCGCGCGGTGAATGGGCTTGAGGAGCCGGGCGCCGCCCGCACTGAAGTCATGCCGATCGTCGCGCCGGGGTTTGCGGGGATGGCGGGGATGTGCAGGTTGTAA
- a CDS encoding class C beta-lactamase-related serine hydrolase: MAENGGAKKGGRKGLIILGAILGVIVIAGALNFNRGQRLYRVLNLFEKDVILDNFRTMSDKFESRTVHRGDAVFPLKRAQAALPGEYMHQGKKKSVNEFIERTWTTGLLVMRDDTILFENYYRGNTETSKAISWSVAKSFVSALFGIAMADGYIKDIRQAVTDYVPSLNESGYKGVPIKDVLQMSSGIHFNEDYADFNSDINKMGRYFALNMPLEKFVASLLPEKKPGTFNHYVSMDTQVIGMIIRNASGKTISQYMEDKLWKPLGMESDASWLIDSDGMETVFGGFNVVLRDYARFGRLYLKNGNWNGTQLVPAAWVKASVTPDAPHLLPGKRDNSSWVLGYGYQWWIPENPDGDFLAIGIYGQAIYIYPKYNIVIAKTSAYPDYNKDGDDMEIESIEMFRAIAKAMGR; the protein is encoded by the coding sequence ATGGCGGAGAATGGCGGAGCCAAGAAAGGCGGAAGGAAGGGTCTGATAATTCTCGGCGCGATACTGGGCGTCATCGTAATTGCGGGAGCGCTCAACTTCAACCGCGGGCAGCGGCTGTACCGCGTCCTGAACCTGTTCGAGAAGGACGTGATCCTGGATAATTTCCGGACGATGAGCGATAAGTTCGAATCGCGGACCGTGCATCGCGGGGACGCGGTCTTCCCGCTCAAGCGCGCGCAGGCGGCGCTGCCCGGTGAGTACATGCACCAGGGAAAGAAGAAATCGGTGAACGAGTTCATCGAGCGCACCTGGACCACGGGGCTCCTGGTCATGAGGGACGACACCATACTGTTCGAGAATTACTATCGCGGGAACACGGAGACCTCGAAAGCCATATCCTGGTCGGTCGCGAAGTCCTTCGTGTCGGCATTGTTCGGCATCGCGATGGCCGACGGGTACATCAAGGACATCCGCCAGGCTGTAACCGACTACGTTCCCTCGCTCAACGAGTCCGGGTACAAGGGCGTGCCCATCAAGGACGTACTGCAGATGTCGTCGGGAATCCACTTCAACGAGGATTACGCCGATTTCAATTCCGACATCAACAAGATGGGGCGGTATTTCGCGCTCAACATGCCGCTGGAGAAATTCGTGGCCTCGCTACTGCCCGAAAAAAAGCCGGGGACATTCAACCATTACGTGAGCATGGACACCCAGGTCATAGGCATGATCATCCGCAACGCTTCGGGAAAGACCATTTCGCAGTACATGGAGGATAAACTCTGGAAGCCGCTGGGTATGGAATCGGACGCCTCCTGGCTCATCGACAGCGACGGCATGGAGACGGTTTTCGGAGGGTTCAACGTCGTGCTCAGGGACTACGCGCGCTTCGGCAGGCTTTATCTTAAAAACGGCAACTGGAACGGGACGCAGCTCGTTCCCGCTGCCTGGGTCAAGGCGTCGGTGACGCCGGACGCGCCGCACCTTCTGCCGGGCAAGCGCGACAACTCGAGCTGGGTGCTCGGGTACGGCTACCAGTGGTGGATTCCCGAGAACCCGGACGGGGATTTCCTGGCGATCGGCATCTACGGGCAGGCGATCTACATTTATCCGAAATATAACATCGTGATCGCGAAGACCTCGGCGTATCCCGACTACAACAAGGACGGGGACGACATGGAAATAGAGTCCATCGAGATGTTCAGGGCGATCGCGAAGGCGATGGGCCGATAG